The genomic interval AATCGCTTGGATGAGTAAAAAAGGTTATAAATTTTTTACTTTAAGTGAAATTTGTGAATTTCTAGATGATAAAGAATTTCCAAAAAAATCAGTTTGCATTACTTTTGATGATGGATATGGTGATAACTTCACAAATGCTTATAAAATTTTAAAAAAATACGGCGCAAAAGCAACTATCTTTCTTATTCCAAATCAAGATGAAAATTACTGGGAAGCTAAAAATACATCACATATTTCTAAAATGTTAAATAAAGAGCAAATTTTACAGATGAGAGATATCGTTGAGTTTGGTGCTCATACAAGTACGCATGCAAATCTTACTGCAATTTCAATTCAGCAGGCAAAAAATGAAATAGAAAATTCCAAAAAAGATGTTGAAAATATAACAAAAAAACCTTGCTTGAGCTTTGCATATCCTTATGGTAAATTTAATAATGAGATTGTTGATTTAGTGGATGAAGCCGGATTTAAAAATGCTGTAATTGTAAGGCGTGGAGTTTTTGATATTAAGGATGAGCGTTTAAAAATTAAAAGAATAGGGATTCTTGGCACAGAAGGTTTTTTTGATTTTTGGCTTAGATTTACACGTATTAGAAATAAATTTTAAGGATTAAATTTGATAAAAGCATCTGTTTATGCGATTGTGATGAATGAAGAAAAGCATATCGAAAGAATGCTCAAAAGCGTGGCTGATTTTGATGAAATTATCATCGTAGATAGTGGAAGTACCGATAAAACGCTGGAAATTGCAAAAAAATATACGGATAAAATTTATTTTCATAAATGGCAAGGTGAAGGCTTTCAAAAAAACTACGCGTTTAATCTTTGTAAAAATGAGTGGGTATTAAATTTGGACGCT from Campylobacter hominis ATCC BAA-381 carries:
- a CDS encoding polysaccharide deacetylase family protein, with the protein product MIFICILFFVIFIAFSLRYNWWRIPAGNDKVRVLMYHSIDEHFGDKFDKWRVKPEDFERQIAWMSKKGYKFFTLSEICEFLDDKEFPKKSVCITFDDGYGDNFTNAYKILKKYGAKATIFLIPNQDENYWEAKNTSHISKMLNKEQILQMRDIVEFGAHTSTHANLTAISIQQAKNEIENSKKDVENITKKPCLSFAYPYGKFNNEIVDLVDEAGFKNAVIVRRGVFDIKDERLKIKRIGILGTEGFFDFWLRFTRIRNKF